One genomic window of Numida meleagris isolate 19003 breed g44 Domestic line chromosome 1, NumMel1.0, whole genome shotgun sequence includes the following:
- the VSTM5 gene encoding V-set and transmembrane domain-containing protein 5, with product MRPLRGCRRRGAIVGTVTLCLAAGWALQTPGGVSLIVPQPNINATVAQNILLSVEYSSRGTATVEWKHVSSWGTTKIVEWKSGTYINISTVYKDRVTTFENGSIQLLNVGMRDAGYYFITVTEEYGTNTYGTIVLNVYEIIYEDLHFVAVLFAFLAGVSAILICFMWLCNKSLHLFQKKTHKLTASTTEEIELETIEC from the exons ATGAGACCTCTCCGGGGCTGTCGGAGACGCGGTGCCATCGTGGGGACCGTCACCCTCTGCCTGGCGGCCGGCTGGGCTCTGCAGA CCCCTGGAGGAGTGTCATTAATTGTCCCGCAGCCCAACATCAACGCGACGGTGGCACAAAATATCCTCCTCTCCGTTGAGTATTCCTCTAGAGGCACTGCCACTGTTGAGTGGAAACATGTGTCGAGCTGGGGCACCACCAAAATTGTGGAGTGGAAAAGTGGGACTTACATCAACATATCCACCGTCTATAAGGACAGAGTGACTACTTTTGAAAACGGCTCTATACAGCTTCTGAACGTGGGCATGAGAGATGCTGGCTACTATTTTATCACAGTCACAGAGGAGTATGGAACCAACACCTACGGCACCATCGTACTCAATGTTTACG AGATTATCTATGAAGATTTACATTTCGTAGCAgttctctttgcatttcttgctGGAGTATCTGCCATTTTGATCTGCTTCATGTGGCTGTGTAACAAATCCTTGCATCTATTCCAGAAGAAGACACATAAGCTAACAG CAAGTACAACTGAAGAAATTGAATTGGAAACCATTGAGTGTTAG